From the genome of Streptomyces sp. NBC_01317, one region includes:
- a CDS encoding MerR family transcriptional regulator, with the protein MLRIGELAARSDVSVRSLRYYEEQGLLCSVRDPGGRRRFAPEAVARVGLIQRLYGAGLCSSKIGELLPALEEASPGGAPQLRSALSVELRRLDGMIRDLESARAELRSVMDTFAPASPATRAS; encoded by the coding sequence ATGCTGCGGATCGGTGAGCTGGCCGCCCGGAGCGACGTCAGCGTGCGGTCGCTGCGCTACTACGAGGAGCAGGGCCTCCTGTGCAGTGTGCGCGACCCCGGCGGCCGACGGCGCTTCGCACCGGAGGCGGTGGCGCGGGTCGGCCTGATCCAGCGGCTCTACGGCGCGGGCCTGTGCAGCTCGAAGATCGGCGAGCTGCTCCCGGCCCTGGAGGAGGCCTCTCCCGGCGGGGCGCCCCAGCTCCGTAGCGCGCTCTCCGTGGAGTTGCGCCGCCTCGACGGGATGATCAGGGACCTGGAGTCCGCCCGCGCCGAGCTGCGGTCGGTCATGGACACCTTCGCGCCCGCTTCTCCTGCGACCAGGGCGAGTTGA
- a CDS encoding PP2C family protein-serine/threonine phosphatase — protein sequence MGPGPGPGEALLDKLLGEAQGAAPMDLPDLVDRCAAAIGLQQLAVYVIDLQQRHLVSLTDGLPSLDVDSSTAGEAYRTLSLQMEESHRGDELTAWLPLVDGAERLGVLGIRTAVFDATRLRRCRMLAAVLAMVITSKRAYSDSFARRARSEPMRLPAEMLRAFLPPRTIGNTKVISTGVLEPAYRIGGDAFDHSLTQSTLHAAILDSMGHNLASGLTTAVAMAGCRNARRAGADLPQLVDTVDQALAQWLPDQYCTGILSQLDLNDGVFRWINCGHPPPLLIRDRRVLGQALERTPQPPMGLAAQFSDAPHEVNEVALEAGDRVLFYTDGVTEARVDSGAQLGLERFTDSIIRATASGKLAPEALRVLIHSILDRQQNQLRDDATILLIEWLPAGR from the coding sequence CTGGGGCCGGGTCCCGGGCCGGGCGAGGCGCTGCTCGACAAGCTTCTCGGGGAGGCGCAGGGCGCGGCGCCGATGGACCTGCCGGACCTGGTGGACCGGTGTGCCGCGGCGATCGGTCTCCAGCAGCTCGCGGTGTACGTCATCGACCTCCAGCAGCGTCACCTCGTGTCGCTCACCGACGGACTGCCGTCCCTCGACGTGGACTCCTCGACGGCGGGTGAGGCGTACCGGACGCTCTCCCTCCAGATGGAGGAGAGCCACCGGGGGGACGAGCTGACCGCGTGGCTGCCGCTGGTCGACGGCGCGGAGCGGCTCGGTGTGCTCGGCATCCGTACGGCGGTGTTCGACGCCACGCGCCTGCGCCGCTGCCGCATGCTGGCCGCCGTGCTCGCCATGGTGATCACCTCGAAGCGGGCGTACAGCGACAGCTTCGCGCGGCGGGCCCGTTCCGAGCCGATGCGGCTGCCCGCGGAGATGCTCCGCGCGTTCCTGCCGCCGCGGACCATCGGCAACACGAAGGTCATCTCGACGGGCGTGCTGGAGCCCGCGTACCGCATCGGCGGTGACGCGTTCGACCACTCGCTGACCCAGTCGACCCTGCACGCGGCGATCCTCGACTCCATGGGCCACAACCTGGCGTCCGGTCTCACGACCGCGGTCGCGATGGCGGGCTGCCGCAACGCCCGCCGGGCCGGCGCCGATCTGCCGCAGCTCGTCGACACGGTCGACCAGGCGCTCGCGCAGTGGCTGCCCGACCAGTACTGCACCGGCATCCTCAGCCAACTCGACCTGAACGATGGTGTGTTCCGGTGGATCAACTGCGGGCATCCGCCGCCGCTGCTCATCCGCGACCGCCGGGTGCTGGGCCAGGCCCTGGAACGCACCCCCCAGCCGCCGATGGGGCTCGCCGCCCAGTTCTCCGACGCGCCGCACGAGGTCAACGAGGTGGCGCTGGAGGCGGGCGACCGGGTGCTCTTCTACACGGACGGGGTGACGGAGGCGCGTGTCGACAGCGGCGCGCAGCTCGGCCTCGAACGCTTCACCGACTCGATCATCCGCGCGACCGCCTCGGGGAAGCTCGCGCCGGAGGCCCTGCGTGTGCTGATCCACTCGATCCTGGACCGGCAGCAGAACCAGCTGCGTGACGACGCGACGATCCTGCTGATCGAGTGGCTCCCCGCCGGCCGGTGA